A genome region from Baekduia alba includes the following:
- a CDS encoding PadR family transcriptional regulator, protein MQDLKLTPTSYIVLGLLDAAAPNEATPYDLKQLMALSIDNFWSTPHAQVYREPERLAAAGYISERREETGRRRRFYAIGERGRAALDSWRHTAPDDVPQLRDAGVLKLFFGADPATVAAHQVPIHEAKLAEYETLRAQVAQHIPIGQLLALDVGIAHERAMLDIWRTRVAAAAVATNAPRA, encoded by the coding sequence TTGCAAGACCTGAAGCTCACCCCGACCTCGTACATCGTCCTCGGCCTGCTCGACGCGGCCGCGCCCAACGAGGCCACGCCCTACGACCTCAAGCAGCTGATGGCCCTGTCCATCGACAACTTCTGGTCGACGCCGCACGCGCAGGTCTACCGCGAGCCCGAGCGGCTGGCCGCCGCCGGGTACATCTCCGAGCGGCGCGAGGAGACCGGCCGGCGCCGGCGCTTCTACGCGATCGGCGAGCGCGGCCGCGCCGCGCTGGACAGCTGGCGCCACACCGCGCCCGACGACGTGCCTCAGCTCCGCGACGCCGGCGTCCTGAAGCTCTTCTTCGGTGCCGACCCCGCGACCGTCGCGGCCCACCAGGTCCCCATCCACGAGGCGAAGCTGGCCGAGTACGAGACGCTCCGCGCGCAGGTCGCGCAGCACATCCCGATCGGCCAGCTCCTGGCGCTCGACGTCGGGATCGCGCACGAGCGCGCGATGCTCGACATCTGGCGCACTCGCGTCGCCGCGGCCGCCGTCGCTACCAATGCACCCCGCGCATGA
- a CDS encoding SDR family oxidoreductase has product MAYFVTGATGFIGRHLVEELLRNRTGDVYVLVRETSRDRLDALIKTWPGDTTRIHPVVGDLAEPNLGVSDAWIAEHKGDIAHFFHLAAIYDMTADEERNETLNVEGTRHAVDLANALDAGILHHTSSVAAAGAHRGLFREDMFDEGQKLPSAYHRTKFESEKIAREDSTVPFRVYRPAVVVGHSQTGVMDKVDGPYYFFKAIQKIRGWLPEWAPLIGPELGWTNVVPVDYVAKAMDHIAHADGLDGQAFHLAHPKGQRSGDILNTFARAGHAPHMAMRIDKKLLDMLPKGTLSMVMKLPALKGVRDSILADFGIPPQVVEHVGFSCQFDTRDTERALADADITVPELDTYAAKLWDYWERVLDPDLYKDRSFEHSVNGKTVVITGASAGIGLSAAHKIARAGGIPILVARSMDKLEEARADIERHGGTAYAYSADLSAIDSIDDLVAKLLADHASIDMLVNNAGRSIRRSIALSQDRFHDFERTVQLNYLGTIKLTMGLLPHMRERGFGHIVNVSSIGVQTSPPRFSAYVASKAALDAWTRVVSSEVIGDGITFTTIHMPLVRTAMIAPTKIYDSFPTISPDEAGDIICEAIRSKPKQINTRLGTFGEVLYAVAPKAVDQILHMAYKVFPDSAASRGEKDPNEKASVEQIAMANIMRGVHW; this is encoded by the coding sequence ATGGCGTATTTCGTGACCGGAGCGACGGGTTTCATCGGTCGGCATCTGGTCGAGGAGCTGCTGCGCAATCGCACCGGCGACGTGTACGTGTTGGTGCGCGAGACCTCGCGCGACCGCCTCGACGCCCTGATCAAGACGTGGCCCGGCGACACGACGCGGATCCACCCCGTCGTCGGCGACCTCGCCGAGCCCAACCTGGGCGTGAGCGACGCCTGGATCGCCGAGCACAAGGGCGACATCGCCCACTTCTTCCACCTCGCGGCGATCTACGACATGACCGCCGACGAGGAGCGCAACGAGACGCTCAACGTCGAGGGCACGCGCCACGCGGTCGACCTCGCCAACGCGCTGGACGCCGGCATCCTGCACCACACCTCCTCGGTCGCCGCCGCCGGCGCCCACCGCGGCCTGTTCCGCGAGGACATGTTCGACGAGGGCCAGAAGCTCCCGTCGGCCTACCACCGCACCAAGTTCGAGTCCGAGAAGATCGCCCGCGAGGACTCCACGGTCCCGTTCCGCGTCTACCGCCCCGCGGTCGTCGTCGGCCACTCGCAGACCGGCGTCATGGACAAGGTCGACGGGCCCTACTACTTCTTCAAGGCCATCCAGAAGATCCGCGGCTGGCTGCCGGAGTGGGCGCCGCTGATCGGCCCGGAGCTGGGCTGGACCAACGTCGTCCCGGTCGACTACGTCGCCAAGGCGATGGACCACATCGCCCACGCCGACGGGCTCGACGGCCAGGCCTTCCACCTCGCCCACCCCAAGGGCCAGCGCTCCGGCGACATCCTCAACACCTTCGCCCGCGCCGGCCACGCGCCGCACATGGCGATGCGCATCGACAAGAAGCTGTTGGACATGCTGCCCAAGGGCACGTTGTCGATGGTGATGAAGCTGCCGGCGCTCAAGGGCGTGCGCGACTCGATCCTCGCCGACTTCGGCATCCCGCCGCAGGTCGTCGAGCACGTCGGCTTCAGCTGCCAGTTCGACACGCGCGACACCGAGCGCGCGCTGGCCGACGCCGACATCACGGTCCCCGAGCTCGACACCTACGCGGCCAAGCTGTGGGACTACTGGGAGCGCGTGCTGGACCCAGACCTCTACAAGGACCGGTCCTTCGAGCACTCCGTCAACGGCAAGACGGTGGTCATCACCGGCGCGTCGGCGGGCATCGGCCTGTCGGCCGCCCACAAGATCGCGCGCGCCGGCGGCATCCCGATCCTCGTCGCCCGCTCGATGGACAAGCTCGAGGAGGCGCGGGCCGACATCGAGCGCCACGGCGGCACCGCATACGCCTACTCCGCCGACCTCAGCGCCATCGACTCGATCGACGACCTCGTGGCCAAGCTGCTCGCCGACCACGCGTCGATCGACATGTTGGTCAACAACGCGGGCCGCTCGATCCGCCGCTCGATCGCGCTCTCCCAGGATCGCTTCCACGACTTCGAGCGCACGGTCCAGCTCAACTACCTCGGCACGATCAAGCTGACGATGGGCCTGCTCCCGCACATGCGCGAGCGCGGCTTCGGCCACATCGTCAACGTGTCGTCGATCGGCGTGCAGACCTCGCCGCCGCGGTTCAGCGCCTACGTGGCCTCCAAGGCCGCGCTGGACGCGTGGACGCGCGTCGTGTCGTCGGAGGTCATCGGCGACGGCATCACGTTCACGACCATCCACATGCCCTTGGTCCGGACGGCGATGATCGCGCCAACCAAGATCTACGACTCGTTCCCGACGATCTCGCCCGACGAGGCCGGCGACATCATCTGCGAGGCGATCCGCTCCAAGCCCAAGCAGATCAACACGCGGTTGGGCACCTTCGGCGAGGTGCTCTACGCGGTGGCGCCGAAGGCCGTCGACCAGATCCTGCACATGGCCTACAAGGTGTTCCCGGACTCGGCCGCGTCCAGGGGCGAGAAGGACCCCAACGAGAAGGCCTCGGTCGAGCAGATCGCGATGGCCAACATCATGCGCGGGGTGCATTGGTAG
- a CDS encoding ArsR/SmtB family transcription factor translates to MRDFPHPPTAELDLPTVMHALSDPARLAIVGATDAATRGPDGADDVACGSIELPLSPATVSHHLRVLREAGVTRTRVDGRLKYISLRRDDLGERFPGLLDGVLASIAAQRAKAPA, encoded by the coding sequence ATGCGCGACTTCCCCCACCCGCCGACCGCTGAGCTCGACCTCCCCACGGTCATGCACGCGCTCAGCGATCCGGCCCGTCTGGCGATCGTCGGCGCGACCGACGCGGCGACCCGCGGCCCCGACGGCGCCGACGACGTGGCGTGCGGCTCGATCGAGCTCCCGCTCTCCCCCGCCACCGTCTCCCACCACCTGCGCGTCCTGCGCGAGGCCGGCGTCACCCGGACGCGCGTCGACGGCCGGTTGAAGTACATCTCGCTGCGCCGCGACGACCTCGGCGAGCGCTTCCCCGGCCTGCTCGACGGCGTCCTGGCCAGCATCGCCGCCCAGCGCGCGAAGGCGCCTGCCTAG
- a CDS encoding crotonase/enoyl-CoA hydratase family protein, with product MSEPVQYERVGAAAVVTIDRPERRNAVDGPTAEALLAALERFEADDDARVMVLTGAGGIAFCAGADLKAIDTYAGRLDDPSGPMGFTRRTPAKPAIAAIDGFALAGGLELALWCDLRIATEQSKLGYPERRWGVPLIDGGTQRLPRIVGLGRALDLILSGRIVEAPEALAMGLLTEVVPDGEALTRALAWAEALAAFPQATMLADRRAAIEGFGLPLADGLALEAQAGPAVFADAQAGAARFAGGAGRGGAGAGIG from the coding sequence ATGTCCGAGCCCGTGCAGTACGAGCGCGTCGGCGCCGCCGCCGTCGTGACGATCGATCGGCCGGAGCGGCGCAACGCCGTCGACGGGCCGACCGCCGAGGCGCTGCTCGCCGCGCTGGAGCGCTTCGAGGCCGACGACGACGCGCGCGTCATGGTCCTGACCGGCGCGGGCGGGATCGCGTTCTGCGCGGGCGCCGACCTGAAGGCGATCGACACCTACGCCGGCCGGCTGGACGATCCCAGCGGCCCGATGGGCTTCACGCGCCGGACGCCCGCCAAGCCGGCGATCGCCGCGATCGACGGGTTCGCGCTGGCCGGCGGGCTGGAGCTCGCGCTGTGGTGCGACCTGCGGATCGCGACCGAGCAGTCCAAGCTCGGCTACCCGGAGCGCCGCTGGGGCGTGCCGCTGATCGACGGCGGGACGCAGCGCCTGCCGCGCATCGTCGGCCTCGGCCGCGCGCTGGACCTGATCCTGTCGGGCCGGATCGTCGAGGCGCCCGAGGCGCTGGCCATGGGCCTGCTCACCGAGGTGGTCCCGGACGGCGAGGCGCTCACCCGCGCCCTCGCGTGGGCCGAGGCGCTCGCTGCCTTCCCGCAGGCGACGATGCTCGCCGACCGCCGCGCCGCGATCGAGGGCTTCGGCCTCCCGCTCGCCGACGGCCTCGCGCTCGAGGCCCAGGCCGGCCCCGCCGTCTTCGCCGACGCCCAGGCCGGGGCGGCGCGCTTCGCCGGCGGCGCAGGCCGCGGCGGGGCGGGTGCCGGGATCGGCTGA
- a CDS encoding enoyl-CoA hydratase/isomerase family protein, translating into MVALTRERLDDDIEVLRLDRPEVRNAMDSTMLAELDVALTELAADGTLRALVFSTTSERALCAGADVSEQLDRAGGVARMELFARLYAAIEAFPAPTIAVCVGNVVGAGAEVAVGCDLRVGADNLKLVFPGAKLGVPVGPARLTPLVGLSKARELIFTGRVVDVEEADALGLLARRAPAADAEAAAIALAREIARHPADGLRHLKDLFREYEATKYRVARENAEIVEFQRTGGGLPYGGVQR; encoded by the coding sequence ATGGTGGCACTCACGCGCGAACGGCTGGACGACGACATCGAAGTCCTGCGGCTGGACCGTCCGGAGGTCCGCAACGCGATGGACTCCACGATGCTGGCCGAGCTGGACGTGGCGCTCACCGAGCTCGCGGCGGACGGCACGCTGCGGGCGCTGGTCTTCTCCACGACGAGCGAGCGCGCGCTGTGCGCCGGCGCCGACGTGTCCGAGCAGCTCGACCGCGCCGGCGGCGTGGCGCGGATGGAGCTGTTCGCGCGGCTGTACGCGGCGATCGAGGCGTTCCCGGCGCCGACGATCGCGGTGTGCGTCGGCAACGTCGTCGGCGCGGGCGCCGAGGTCGCGGTCGGCTGCGACCTGCGCGTCGGTGCCGACAACCTCAAGCTCGTCTTCCCGGGCGCGAAGCTCGGCGTGCCGGTCGGGCCGGCGCGGCTGACGCCGCTGGTCGGGCTCTCGAAGGCCCGCGAGCTCATCTTTACCGGACGCGTCGTCGACGTGGAGGAGGCCGACGCGCTCGGCCTGCTCGCCCGCCGCGCGCCGGCCGCCGACGCCGAGGCCGCGGCGATCGCGCTGGCGCGCGAGATCGCCCGGCATCCGGCCGACGGCCTGCGCCACCTCAAGGACCTGTTCCGCGAGTACGAGGCGACGAAGTACCGCGTGGCGAGGGAGAACGCCGAGATCGTGGAGTTCCAGAGGACGGGCGGCGGCCTGCCGTACGGCGGTGTGCAACGCTGA
- a CDS encoding D-alanyl-D-alanine carboxypeptidase/D-alanyl-D-alanine-endopeptidase, with the protein MTRRSFVTLPALLLALLALAVPATAKTTTTTDKTLHADLVRLADGAGGSGGFVVSDGKTGKTIAQSRPTTVRPLGSTAKLLTTGAALRALGPGFRLTTTVLTMAGVDAAGTLHGDLWLKGGGDPTLGEAQFQTLAAAVQARGIKVVEGSIVGDESLFDTLRGGPATNGAFDLNFAGSVGALTYERGRQAVDGPLQPDPARAAAFRFDDVLEAKGLTIRGTPKAGVAPVGTAQLGLIATTVAAVVKVIDKQSDDFAAEVLAKDLGAAHGGAGTTAAGVGVIKANIFGAQLFPVDGSGVDPATTGAPRQLARLVRRLRTQPGLGSALPIAGVDGTLQARMTSGPARGTCRAKTGSLPTTRFSALAGWCKTHGRTLVFALQRDRVTSQAAAKAAEDAMVQRIAASRKR; encoded by the coding sequence ATGACCCGTCGCTCATTCGTCACCCTCCCCGCACTCCTGCTCGCTCTGCTCGCCCTCGCCGTCCCGGCGACCGCGAAGACCACGACCACCACCGACAAGACGTTGCACGCCGACCTCGTGCGCCTGGCCGACGGCGCCGGTGGCAGCGGCGGCTTCGTCGTCTCCGACGGCAAGACCGGCAAGACGATCGCGCAGTCCCGTCCGACGACCGTCCGGCCGCTGGGCTCGACGGCGAAGCTGCTGACGACGGGCGCCGCGCTCCGCGCGCTCGGTCCCGGCTTCCGCCTCACGACGACCGTGCTGACCATGGCCGGCGTCGACGCCGCCGGGACGCTGCATGGCGACCTGTGGCTGAAGGGCGGCGGCGACCCGACGCTCGGCGAGGCGCAGTTCCAGACTCTCGCCGCGGCCGTCCAGGCGCGCGGCATCAAGGTGGTGGAGGGCTCGATCGTCGGCGACGAGTCGCTGTTCGACACGCTGCGCGGCGGCCCGGCGACCAACGGCGCGTTCGACCTCAACTTCGCCGGCAGCGTCGGCGCGCTGACCTACGAGCGCGGGCGCCAGGCGGTCGACGGGCCGTTGCAGCCCGACCCGGCGCGCGCCGCCGCGTTCCGCTTCGACGACGTCCTGGAGGCCAAGGGCCTGACGATCCGCGGGACGCCGAAGGCCGGCGTCGCGCCGGTCGGGACCGCGCAGCTCGGCCTGATCGCCACGACCGTCGCGGCCGTCGTCAAGGTCATCGACAAGCAGTCCGACGACTTCGCCGCCGAGGTGCTCGCGAAGGACCTCGGCGCGGCACACGGCGGCGCCGGCACGACCGCGGCCGGCGTCGGCGTGATCAAGGCCAACATCTTCGGCGCGCAGCTCTTCCCGGTCGACGGCTCCGGCGTCGACCCCGCGACCACCGGCGCGCCGCGCCAGCTCGCCCGTCTCGTCCGGCGCCTGCGCACGCAGCCGGGGCTGGGCTCCGCGCTGCCGATCGCGGGCGTCGACGGCACGCTCCAGGCGCGGATGACGTCCGGTCCGGCGCGAGGCACCTGCCGCGCGAAGACCGGGTCGCTGCCGACGACCCGGTTCAGCGCGCTGGCCGGATGGTGCAAGACGCACGGCCGGACGCTCGTCTTCGCGCTGCAGCGCGACCGGGTGACGAGCCAGGCCGCGGCCAAGGCCGCCGAAGACGCGATGGTCCAGCGGATCGCCGCGTCGCGGAAGCGCTAG
- a CDS encoding alpha/beta fold hydrolase yields MPHRLLLVAALAATSLTLAATASAAEVQTTITGWTHAPGPRKYDRLDVTKFGSANAKTVLVLVPGTNGGRGDFTLTARELVKDVPSLQVWAVDRRSQALEDTSVFADALAGKVTPKAMFDYYAGWIADPTITPHYRPPDAATLGFAADWGLKVQLEDVRAVVAKARAAGRRVILGGHSLGASVAVAYASWDFAGRPGYKDLDGVVLIDGGLRGSFDSADLAQAKKRLAAIRKQPFLDLLGLGLPWVTGILSESAAVLALKDPTGPSVGQAFSLLPPQFKPPIPATNRGQLGFAFDATTSPKELGLIQVRAGSLGPDGDWVDGEVTPLQRLAETFGQEPANAVEWFYPTRLNLDVDAASPLTEDSAAKYLGLRLKWAKQAALPVYALQTSLTNGAVLKGAKSFVKLSHSPEGDARYVDASATESHLDPLTAAPAKNRYLQTVVPWLKRVTKER; encoded by the coding sequence ATGCCCCACCGCCTTCTGCTCGTCGCGGCGCTCGCCGCGACGTCGCTGACCCTCGCCGCGACCGCCTCCGCAGCCGAGGTCCAGACCACGATCACCGGCTGGACCCACGCCCCCGGACCGCGCAAGTACGACCGGCTCGACGTCACGAAGTTCGGGTCGGCGAACGCGAAGACCGTCCTGGTCCTGGTCCCCGGCACCAACGGCGGCCGCGGCGACTTCACCCTCACCGCGCGCGAGCTGGTCAAGGACGTGCCGAGCCTCCAGGTCTGGGCGGTCGACCGGCGCTCGCAGGCGCTCGAGGACACCTCCGTCTTCGCCGACGCGCTGGCCGGCAAGGTCACCCCGAAGGCGATGTTCGACTACTACGCGGGCTGGATCGCGGACCCGACGATCACCCCGCACTACCGGCCGCCGGACGCCGCGACGCTCGGCTTCGCCGCCGACTGGGGCCTGAAGGTCCAGCTGGAGGACGTGCGCGCGGTGGTGGCCAAGGCGCGCGCCGCGGGCCGGCGCGTGATCCTCGGCGGCCACTCGCTGGGCGCGTCGGTGGCGGTGGCCTACGCGTCCTGGGACTTCGCGGGCCGTCCGGGCTACAAGGACCTCGACGGCGTCGTCCTGATCGACGGCGGCCTGCGCGGCTCGTTCGACTCCGCCGACCTCGCGCAGGCCAAGAAGCGGCTGGCGGCGATCCGCAAGCAGCCGTTCCTGGACCTGCTCGGCCTGGGCCTGCCGTGGGTGACCGGCATCCTTAGCGAGAGCGCCGCGGTCCTGGCGTTGAAGGACCCGACCGGCCCGTCGGTCGGCCAGGCCTTCTCGCTCCTGCCGCCGCAGTTCAAGCCGCCGATCCCGGCGACCAACCGCGGCCAGCTCGGCTTCGCCTTCGACGCGACGACCTCGCCCAAGGAGCTCGGCCTGATCCAGGTCCGCGCCGGATCGCTCGGCCCCGACGGCGACTGGGTCGACGGCGAGGTGACGCCGCTCCAGCGCCTGGCCGAGACGTTCGGGCAGGAGCCCGCCAACGCCGTCGAGTGGTTCTACCCCACGCGTCTGAACCTCGACGTCGACGCCGCGTCGCCGCTCACCGAGGACAGCGCGGCCAAGTACCTGGGGTTGCGCCTGAAGTGGGCCAAGCAGGCCGCGCTGCCGGTCTACGCGCTGCAGACCTCGCTGACCAACGGCGCCGTGCTGAAGGGCGCGAAGTCGTTCGTCAAGTTGTCGCACTCGCCGGAGGGCGACGCGCGGTACGTGGACGCGAGCGCGACCGAGTCCCATCTCGACCCGCTCACCGCGGCGCCGGCCAAGAACCGGTACCTGCAGACGGTCGTGCCGTGGCTGAAGCGGGTGACGAAGGAGCGCTAG
- a CDS encoding ABC-F family ATP-binding cassette domain-containing protein — translation MRGVSFKLERRDRLTIAGRNGAGKTTLLRMLSGETGIDGGELVLQKGVRVALHDQRPPRDQDVTLRDYVLSACKEQLALEAELGRLEVKMAEGDESAMNRYADVYAKFEAAGGYGWRERAGNYLHGLGFADEALDRKLDTFSGGQLTRASLARALAVEADLLLLDEPTNHLDIESLEWLEQTLVTLDCAICLVAHDRWFLEAVGTGVLELEAGRSRYFKGTWHAWRREQAARELALGRAIEKQQAEIARMEAFVERFRAKATKARQAQSRVKALDKIERIERDPRDTRELGFQFAKPERTGRVIFELEDGRLEVGEGERRKLLIEDGEIWLERGEHVSLVGPNGTGKTTLIDALAGVRALDGGKLRTGHNLKVGYLSQHDSELEGLGTARTVAEAAVKRTGLTPGKARALLGQFLFSGEDAEKPLDGLSGGERKRLSLAILLSQGANVLILDEPTNHLDLESREALEDALKGFEGALLLVTHDRALLEAVGTRTVALEHQRLRSYLGGWVEYARVREERRALGEDPMGPPPKAAKAPKAKSAPVKAAPAPVAAPAPKATNGSGPSKNAIRQTAKLEQAVEAAEATLVALEEELAAPEAWSSQYESAKNTARHTAAKRAVDDAYAALEEHLEKTEA, via the coding sequence ATGCGGGGCGTGTCGTTCAAGCTCGAGCGCCGCGACCGGCTGACCATCGCCGGACGCAACGGCGCCGGCAAGACGACGCTGCTGCGGATGCTGTCCGGGGAGACCGGGATCGACGGCGGCGAGCTGGTCCTCCAGAAGGGCGTCCGGGTGGCGCTGCACGACCAGCGGCCGCCGCGCGACCAGGACGTGACGCTGCGCGACTACGTGCTCAGCGCGTGCAAGGAGCAGCTGGCGCTGGAGGCCGAGCTCGGGCGGCTCGAGGTCAAGATGGCCGAGGGCGACGAGTCGGCCATGAACCGCTACGCCGACGTGTACGCCAAGTTCGAGGCCGCGGGCGGCTATGGCTGGCGCGAGCGCGCCGGCAACTACCTGCACGGCCTGGGCTTCGCCGACGAGGCGCTGGACCGCAAGTTGGACACCTTCTCCGGCGGTCAGTTGACGCGGGCGTCGCTGGCGCGGGCGCTGGCGGTCGAGGCCGACCTGCTGCTGCTGGACGAGCCGACCAACCACCTCGACATCGAGTCGCTGGAGTGGCTGGAGCAGACGCTCGTCACGCTGGACTGCGCGATCTGCCTGGTCGCGCACGACCGCTGGTTCCTGGAGGCCGTCGGCACCGGCGTCCTGGAGCTGGAGGCCGGGCGCTCGCGGTACTTCAAGGGCACGTGGCACGCGTGGCGCCGCGAGCAGGCCGCGCGCGAGCTCGCCCTGGGTCGCGCGATCGAGAAGCAGCAGGCGGAGATCGCGCGCATGGAGGCGTTCGTGGAGCGCTTCCGGGCGAAGGCCACGAAGGCTCGGCAGGCGCAGTCGCGCGTCAAGGCGCTGGACAAGATCGAGCGCATCGAGCGCGATCCGCGCGACACGCGGGAGCTGGGCTTCCAGTTCGCCAAGCCGGAGCGCACCGGCCGCGTGATCTTCGAGTTGGAGGACGGGCGGCTGGAGGTCGGCGAGGGCGAGCGCCGCAAGCTGCTGATCGAGGACGGCGAGATCTGGCTGGAGCGCGGCGAGCACGTGTCGCTGGTCGGGCCCAACGGCACCGGCAAGACGACGCTGATCGACGCGCTGGCGGGCGTGCGGGCGCTGGACGGCGGCAAGCTGCGCACCGGCCACAACCTCAAGGTGGGGTACTTGAGCCAGCACGACTCCGAGCTGGAGGGGCTGGGCACCGCGCGGACGGTCGCCGAGGCGGCGGTCAAGCGCACCGGGCTGACGCCCGGCAAGGCGCGCGCGTTGTTGGGGCAGTTCCTCTTCAGCGGCGAGGACGCCGAGAAGCCATTGGACGGTCTGAGCGGTGGCGAGCGCAAGCGGCTGTCGCTGGCGATCCTCCTGTCGCAGGGCGCGAACGTCCTGATCCTCGACGAGCCGACCAACCACCTCGACTTGGAGTCGCGCGAGGCGTTGGAAGACGCGCTGAAGGGCTTCGAAGGCGCGTTGCTGCTGGTGACCCACGATCGCGCGTTGTTGGAGGCGGTCGGCACGCGCACCGTCGCGCTTGAGCACCAGCGGCTGCGGTCCTACCTCGGCGGCTGGGTCGAGTACGCGCGCGTTCGTGAGGAGCGCCGTGCGCTGGGCGAGGACCCGATGGGCCCGCCGCCGAAGGCGGCCAAGGCGCCCAAGGCGAAGTCCGCCCCGGTGAAGGCGGCGCCGGCGCCGGTGGCGGCTCCGGCGCCGAAGGCCACCAACGGCTCCGGCCCATCCAAGAACGCGATCCGCCAGACCGCCAAGCTGGAGCAGGCCGTCGAAGCCGCCGAAGCCACCCTCGTCGCCCTCGAGGAGGAGCTCGCCGCCCCCGAAGCCTGGTCCTCCCAGTACGAGTCCGCGAAGAACACCGCCCGCCACACCGCCGCCAAGCGCGCCGTCGACGACGCCTACGCGGCGCTGGAAGAGCACTTGGAGAAGACGGAGGCGTAG
- a CDS encoding heavy metal-binding domain-containing protein produces MSDPVDEDADAVVGMPPGARQRLNRTTFSSALGTGEALAVRQSGLVPLTQVMGVSYYKLGWQNMPWTNRGGWGSSRDGETFELENQTAAWNEARRLAVGRLRDEAVEAGADAVVGVQIRRGLRDWATDLVEFVAVGTAVRSTRVDFGGDAPLLCSLSGQDVAKLVAHGFWPVGIVGGSTVAYVASGWQQSRRSGGLFSRMQNQELPDFSKGLYDARALAMERVTRDAHRLHAHGVVGVTIERSQREREREINNTTYIDLIISMHVLGTAIVEVADGPPEPPSKYLALPLN; encoded by the coding sequence GTGAGCGATCCGGTCGACGAGGACGCGGACGCGGTCGTCGGCATGCCGCCCGGCGCGCGGCAGCGGCTGAACCGCACCACGTTCTCCTCGGCGCTGGGCACCGGCGAGGCGCTCGCCGTCCGGCAGTCGGGCCTCGTCCCGCTCACGCAGGTCATGGGCGTGTCCTATTACAAGCTCGGCTGGCAGAACATGCCGTGGACGAACCGCGGCGGCTGGGGCTCGTCGCGCGACGGCGAGACGTTCGAGCTCGAGAACCAGACCGCGGCGTGGAACGAGGCGCGGCGGCTGGCCGTCGGACGCCTGCGCGACGAGGCGGTGGAGGCGGGCGCGGACGCGGTCGTCGGGGTCCAGATCCGGCGCGGCCTGCGCGACTGGGCGACCGACCTGGTGGAGTTCGTCGCGGTCGGGACCGCGGTGCGCTCGACGCGCGTCGACTTCGGCGGCGACGCCCCGCTGCTGTGCAGCCTGTCGGGCCAGGACGTCGCCAAGCTCGTCGCCCACGGGTTCTGGCCGGTCGGGATCGTCGGCGGCTCGACCGTCGCCTACGTCGCCTCGGGCTGGCAGCAGAGCCGGCGCTCCGGCGGCCTGTTCTCGCGCATGCAGAACCAGGAGCTGCCGGACTTCAGCAAGGGCCTCTACGACGCGCGCGCCCTGGCGATGGAGCGCGTCACGCGCGACGCGCACCGCCTCCACGCCCACGGCGTGGTCGGCGTGACGATCGAGCGCTCGCAGCGCGAGCGCGAGCGTGAGATCAACAACACCACCTACATCGACCTCATCATCTCGATGCACGTGCTCGGCACCGCGATCGTCGAGGTCGCGGACGGCCCGCCGGAGCCGCCGAGCAAGTACCTCGCCTTGCCGTTGAACTAG
- a CDS encoding heavy metal-binding domain-containing protein, producing the protein MADDDLQSHEQYDPESTAGIPEHGRERLARMRDRSLFTSDLSVNEFLLVRAAGFEPLGLVVGSSIYHIGFQASAWNRNQEMDVLTQAMYHARELAMTRMEEEADQLGADGIVAVRLDVSRREWGNDLAEFVAIGTAVRHREGKLHRAPSGRPFTSDLSGQDFYTLLSAGYRPVGMVMGTCVYHVAHQGLGTWLKRVGRNVEMPNFTQALYDARELAMERMQAEAEAAEAEGIVGVQLVEGNHGWSSHVLEYFAVGTAVVPTSDMHEIPAPSFVLNLDDARQSGFKGF; encoded by the coding sequence ATGGCCGACGACGACCTCCAGTCCCACGAGCAGTACGACCCCGAGAGCACCGCGGGCATCCCCGAGCACGGGCGCGAGCGGCTCGCCCGGATGCGCGACCGCAGCCTGTTCACGAGCGACCTGTCGGTCAACGAGTTCCTGCTCGTCCGCGCCGCGGGCTTCGAGCCGCTGGGCCTCGTCGTGGGCTCGTCGATCTACCACATCGGCTTCCAGGCGAGCGCGTGGAACCGCAACCAGGAGATGGACGTCCTGACGCAGGCGATGTACCACGCCCGCGAGCTCGCCATGACGCGCATGGAGGAGGAGGCCGACCAGCTCGGCGCGGACGGCATCGTCGCGGTGCGCCTGGACGTCAGCCGGCGTGAATGGGGCAACGACCTGGCGGAGTTCGTCGCGATCGGGACCGCCGTGCGCCACCGTGAGGGCAAGCTCCACCGCGCGCCGAGCGGCCGGCCGTTCACGAGCGACCTGAGCGGCCAGGACTTCTACACGTTGTTGAGTGCCGGGTACCGCCCGGTCGGCATGGTGATGGGGACGTGCGTCTACCACGTCGCCCACCAGGGGCTGGGGACCTGGCTCAAGCGGGTCGGGCGCAACGTCGAGATGCCGAACTTCACCCAGGCGCTCTACGACGCCCGCGAGCTGGCGATGGAGCGCATGCAGGCCGAGGCCGAGGCGGCGGAGGCCGAGGGGATCGTGGGCGTGCAACTCGTCGAGGGCAACCACGGCTGGTCCTCCCACGTGCTGGAGTACTTCGCGGTCGGCACCGCGGTCGTCCCGACGTCCGACATGCACGAGATCCCGGCGCCGTCGTTCGTCCTGAACCTGGACGACGCCCGGCAGTCCGGGTTCAAGGGGTTCTAG